From the Gallaecimonas xiamenensis 3-C-1 genome, the window GGCTGCGGGCAGCCAGGCGCCGTGGTTCAAGCATAATGATGCGGCCTTCAAGCTCCTTAAGCAGCGCTAAAGGGACCTGGGTTGATTTACCGGCGCCGGGGGGAGCTTCAAGGATCACGCGGTCATGGCGGGCCAGGTCTGTGACCAATTGCGCCAGTACCTCGTCCACAGGCAGGGAATGCAAGGCCGAACTTCCTCAATGAAAGGGGAAGCGGCAGTGTAACATGATGAGCATGAGACTATTTTTCGGCATTGCCCTGGACAGGGCCGACAGCGAGCAGGTGCAGCAGTGGAGCCGGGCAGCCCTTGGCCATCTGCCCAAGGCGGTGCCGGCCCGCAACTATCACCTGACCCTGGCCTTTATGGGGGAGCTGCCCCAGGGTCATTTGGAGCAAGCCCTTGCCGGGGCCGCCGCCCTGCCCTTCAGTCCCTTTTCCCTGACCCTGGACAGTTTCGGCCAATGGCCACGCAGCGGCATCAGCTTTCTGGCCCCCAGCCAGCCGCCAGCGCCCTTGCTGGCCTTGGCTACCGCCCTGCAGCAGCTCAGCTGCGACCTGGGGGGCTTTTGTGACAAGCGCCGCTACCAGCCGCACCTGACCTTGGCCAGGGCCCAGCACCAGCCCCTGGTGCCGCGCCTGGCGCCACCGGCCCTGACCCTGTCGGTGACCGGCTTTGACCTCTTCCATTCAGACCAGGGGCGTTACCTGTCGGTGGCCAACTTCGGCTGAGCCGAGTCGGCCAGCAGAGCCAGTGCGCCGTCCCCTGTAACGTTACAGGCGGTACCGAAGCTGTCCTGGGCCAGATACAGGGCAATCATCAGCGCCAGGTTGGCTTCGCTGAAGCCCAACATGGAGGACAGCAAGCCCAGGGCCGCCATTACCGCTCCACCCGGTGCGCCGGGGGCCGCAATCATGGTTACCCCCAACATCAGGATAAAGCCCAGCATGGTGCCCAAGTCGGGAATACCCAGTTCAGGGTTGAGCAGCATCACCGCCGTGGTGCAGCTGACCAGGGTAA encodes:
- the thpR gene encoding RNA 2',3'-cyclic phosphodiesterase, which produces MRLFFGIALDRADSEQVQQWSRAALGHLPKAVPARNYHLTLAFMGELPQGHLEQALAGAAALPFSPFSLTLDSFGQWPRSGISFLAPSQPPAPLLALATALQQLSCDLGGFCDKRRYQPHLTLARAQHQPLVPRLAPPALTLSVTGFDLFHSDQGRYLSVANFG